A DNA window from Microcystis aeruginosa NIES-843 contains the following coding sequences:
- the clpS gene encoding ATP-dependent Clp protease adapter ClpS, whose translation MSSAPSTTLDKSTQVVKKTYPNYKVIVLNDDFNTFDHVANCLIKYIPDMTTDRAWELTNQVHYQGQAIVWTGPQEQAELYHQQLRREGLTMAPLEAA comes from the coding sequence ATGTCCAGCGCACCCAGTACCACCTTAGATAAGTCCACCCAAGTGGTCAAAAAGACTTATCCCAACTATAAAGTTATTGTTCTCAACGATGACTTTAACACCTTCGATCATGTGGCCAATTGTTTAATTAAATATATCCCGGATATGACTACTGATCGAGCTTGGGAATTAACTAATCAAGTTCACTACCAAGGACAGGCAATTGTCTGGACCGGTCCCCAAGAACAAGCGGAACTTTATCACCAACAATTGCGACGGGAAGGATTAACCATGGCTCCCCTAGAGGCCGCATAA
- a CDS encoding glycosyltransferase family 4 protein, producing the protein MRIALFTETFLPKIDGIVTRLKHTVEHLQRLGHQVLVFSPDGGLKDYKGAKIHGVTGIPLPLYPELKMAFPRPSVGQALERFKPDIIHVVNPAILGVGGIYFAKTMNIPLVASYHTHLPQYLQHYGLGSLEGLLWELLKLAHNQASLNLCTSTAMVQELSSRGIEKVELWQRGVDTELFQPHLKSPAMRLKLSQNNPDSPLLLYVGRVSAEKEIDRIKPVLEAIPEARFAIVGDGPHREALTSHFADTNTHFVGYLQGLELASAFASADAFLFPSRTETLGLVLLESMAAGCPVVAANSGGIPDIVTDGVNGHLFDPRDEKGLISATQRLLTAKAEREELRRNARLEAEKWAWQAATKQLLNYYHRVLNNNTVAFAA; encoded by the coding sequence ATGCGAATTGCTCTTTTTACAGAAACCTTCTTACCGAAAATTGATGGCATTGTCACCCGTCTTAAACATACCGTGGAACACCTACAAAGATTAGGTCATCAGGTATTAGTTTTCTCTCCCGATGGCGGTTTAAAGGATTACAAAGGTGCTAAAATTCATGGAGTTACAGGGATTCCCTTACCCCTATATCCGGAATTAAAAATGGCTTTCCCCCGGCCTTCAGTCGGTCAAGCTTTAGAGAGGTTTAAACCTGATATTATTCATGTGGTTAACCCCGCTATTTTAGGGGTGGGAGGCATTTATTTTGCCAAAACTATGAACATTCCCCTCGTCGCTTCCTATCATACCCATCTCCCCCAATACTTACAACACTATGGATTAGGTTCCCTAGAAGGATTACTCTGGGAATTATTAAAATTGGCCCACAATCAAGCAAGTTTAAATCTCTGCACTTCCACCGCTATGGTGCAAGAATTATCTAGTCGTGGCATTGAAAAGGTCGAGCTTTGGCAAAGGGGAGTCGATACGGAATTATTTCAACCTCATTTAAAATCCCCAGCTATGAGACTGAAATTATCCCAAAATAACCCCGATAGTCCTCTCTTATTATATGTTGGTCGAGTGTCGGCCGAAAAAGAAATCGATCGCATTAAACCAGTATTAGAAGCGATTCCCGAAGCAAGATTTGCCATTGTGGGAGATGGTCCCCATCGGGAAGCTTTAACAAGTCATTTTGCCGACACAAATACCCATTTTGTCGGTTATTTACAGGGGTTAGAATTAGCCTCCGCTTTTGCTTCCGCAGATGCTTTTCTTTTTCCCTCACGCACAGAAACCCTCGGTTTGGTACTTTTAGAATCCATGGCTGCCGGTTGTCCGGTGGTGGCGGCAAATTCGGGGGGAATTCCCGATATTGTCACCGATGGAGTTAATGGTCATCTCTTCGATCCTAGGGATGAAAAAGGTTTAATTAGTGCCACCCAAAGATTACTAACCGCCAAGGCAGAAAGAGAGGAATTACGACGAAATGCGCGTCTAGAAGCGGAAAAATGGGCATGGCAAGCGGCCACCAAACAGTTATTAAATTACTATCACCGGGTTTTGAATAATAATACTGTGGCTTTTGCCGCTTAA
- a CDS encoding 4'-phosphopantetheinyl transferase family protein, with the protein MFISTDEVHLYFISLDPSGDRLETLASLLSEDEIIRANRYHFPEHKRRFLVARGCLREILGSYLAISPEKIEFIYSERGKPSINYQLQFNLSHSEEMAICGLTLTARIGVDLEKMRQMKDLDSLTKRFFCAREHELVEKSAEKEKLFFQLWTAKEAYLKAVGTGISGGLDRVEVGLNPLKLDNVAGEWQLWTAAIGDNYRATVVIEGSDRVIKTFGLSDL; encoded by the coding sequence ATGTTTATATCTACCGATGAGGTTCATCTCTATTTTATCAGTCTTGATCCCTCTGGGGATAGACTAGAAACACTGGCTTCTTTGCTCTCGGAAGATGAAATAATTAGAGCTAATCGTTACCATTTTCCCGAACACAAGCGGCGTTTTTTGGTGGCTAGGGGGTGTTTACGGGAGATTTTAGGGTCATATTTGGCGATAAGTCCCGAAAAAATCGAGTTTATCTACAGTGAACGGGGAAAACCGAGTATTAACTATCAATTGCAGTTTAATCTCTCCCATTCCGAGGAGATGGCAATCTGTGGCTTGACTTTAACCGCTCGCATCGGGGTAGATTTAGAGAAAATGCGCCAGATGAAAGATTTAGATAGCTTGACAAAAAGATTTTTTTGTGCTAGGGAACACGAGCTTGTTGAAAAGTCTGCGGAGAAGGAAAAGCTATTTTTTCAGTTATGGACGGCAAAAGAGGCTTATTTAAAGGCAGTGGGAACGGGAATTAGCGGGGGACTCGATCGAGTGGAAGTAGGCCTCAATCCCTTAAAATTAGACAATGTGGCGGGGGAATGGCAATTATGGACGGCAGCAATCGGCGATAATTATCGAGCGACGGTGGTTATCGAAGGTAGCGATCGAGTGATTAAAACCTTTGGCCTTTCTGATCTATGA
- a CDS encoding serine hydrolase, whose amino-acid sequence MNFFHTEDHLQQFGTDILETTWREFPQLAQEQIALTWIVYDPPVIVNTGGAISHEEFWKYSPRGFSYRGQERTYPASLVKLFYLVAIHEWLEGGMIPENTELNRAIRDMIVDSSNDATSLVVDLVTGTTSGPEIAAGPFETWKQQRNIVNRYFQSLNWPELATINVNQKTWSDGPYGRERAFLGELMENRNMLTSNAVARLIHTIIGGIAVSSQRSQMMMSLLKRSLNPADWTSQGDETQILGFLGQGLPENSQIWSKAGWTSQVRHDAAYIEIPHHTPYLLVVFTEGKDNSQNRSILPFISQKVAEKIMQIH is encoded by the coding sequence ATGAACTTTTTTCATACTGAAGACCATCTCCAACAGTTCGGTACAGATATTTTAGAAACAACTTGGCGAGAATTTCCCCAATTAGCTCAAGAACAAATCGCCCTAACTTGGATAGTATATGATCCTCCCGTTATCGTCAACACGGGGGGAGCAATTTCTCACGAAGAATTCTGGAAATATTCCCCCCGCGGATTTAGTTATCGAGGACAAGAAAGAACCTATCCCGCTAGTTTAGTGAAATTATTTTATCTAGTAGCGATTCATGAGTGGTTAGAAGGGGGAATGATTCCCGAAAACACCGAATTAAATCGCGCCATTCGTGACATGATTGTTGACTCTAGTAATGATGCTACCAGTTTAGTTGTAGATCTGGTTACGGGAACCACTAGCGGTCCAGAAATTGCCGCCGGTCCCTTTGAAACTTGGAAGCAACAACGCAACATAGTTAATCGTTATTTTCAATCCCTAAATTGGCCAGAATTAGCGACAATTAACGTTAATCAAAAAACTTGGTCTGATGGTCCCTATGGACGTGAACGCGCTTTTTTAGGGGAATTAATGGAGAATCGCAATATGTTAACTAGCAATGCAGTGGCGCGTTTAATTCATACTATTATCGGGGGGATTGCGGTTTCTTCCCAACGTTCCCAGATGATGATGTCTTTACTAAAACGTAGTCTTAATCCTGCTGATTGGACAAGTCAAGGAGATGAGACACAAATCTTAGGATTTCTGGGACAAGGATTACCAGAAAATAGTCAAATTTGGTCAAAAGCTGGTTGGACAAGTCAAGTGCGTCACGATGCAGCCTATATTGAAATTCCCCATCATACTCCCTATCTCTTGGTGGTATTTACCGAGGGAAAAGATAACAGTCAAAATCGCTCAATTTTACCTTTTATTTCCCAGAAAGTAGCCGAGAAAATTATGCAGATCCATTAA
- a CDS encoding ParA family protein produces the protein MTFNPHHCHNEREVESKLIVQYLLPKLGYNAEHWYQQVSFGKVRLDFLVSAQKPINKKQFLPSHCLIIEAKNPREKLINHRHRLGYYLDYFKVQWGLLTNGDEIQLYRRKPDKIYLVFRCSGLEIAAHLEQLKSLIGYETLSLGIPPLNSPIINHRNPMKTIAIYHHKGGVGKTTVATNLAAALSKKGKRVLLIDIDAQANSTFAVGLIKFQFDDDDDLKDKNVFHLLDNSNRIFIENIVRKSQGFNHPEIDVIPSHISLIANQAKIKDNAAVFARLARKLEKVNDQYDIVIIDAPPALDLYARIALIAADYLIIPSDLKPFSNQGLDSVKNFVQEEINESRGDLGKPTLQILGVLPSKISTHAQYLKYNFPKQKQVIPDKYGLPLMESIISERMPLSRCINQYVTVGDLEIPAPQSIIDYAEHQADAGVSAAEFEALALEVLAKIGVK, from the coding sequence GTGACTTTCAACCCTCACCATTGTCATAACGAAAGGGAAGTGGAGAGTAAATTAATTGTCCAGTATTTACTCCCCAAACTAGGCTACAATGCCGAACATTGGTATCAACAAGTTAGCTTCGGTAAAGTACGCTTAGATTTCCTTGTTTCCGCTCAAAAACCTATCAACAAAAAGCAGTTTTTACCCTCTCACTGTCTAATTATCGAAGCTAAAAACCCCAGAGAAAAGCTCATCAATCATCGTCACCGCTTAGGTTATTATCTCGACTACTTTAAAGTGCAGTGGGGATTATTAACCAATGGTGATGAGATTCAACTTTATCGAAGAAAACCCGATAAAATTTATTTAGTTTTTAGATGTTCTGGGTTAGAAATTGCCGCTCACTTAGAACAGTTAAAATCTCTGATTGGCTACGAAACTTTATCCCTGGGTATTCCACCGCTCAATTCTCCAATAATCAACCACAGAAACCCCATGAAAACCATCGCAATTTATCATCATAAAGGTGGTGTTGGTAAAACCACCGTCGCTACCAATCTAGCGGCAGCTTTGAGTAAAAAAGGCAAGCGAGTTTTATTAATTGATATTGATGCTCAAGCGAATAGTACCTTTGCCGTTGGTTTAATTAAGTTTCAATTCGATGATGACGATGATTTAAAAGATAAAAATGTCTTTCATTTGCTAGATAACAGTAACCGCATTTTTATTGAGAATATCGTCAGAAAGTCTCAAGGATTCAATCATCCAGAAATTGATGTTATTCCCTCTCACATATCTTTAATTGCTAACCAAGCTAAAATTAAAGATAATGCAGCGGTATTTGCTAGATTGGCAAGAAAATTAGAGAAAGTAAATGATCAATACGATATTGTAATTATTGATGCACCTCCCGCACTTGATTTATATGCACGCATTGCTTTAATTGCAGCTGATTATCTGATAATTCCTTCAGATCTTAAACCATTTTCTAATCAAGGATTAGATAGCGTTAAAAACTTTGTTCAAGAGGAAATCAATGAAAGTCGTGGAGATTTGGGTAAACCAACACTACAAATTTTAGGCGTTTTACCTTCCAAAATTTCTACCCACGCTCAATACTTAAAATATAATTTCCCCAAACAAAAACAAGTGATTCCAGACAAGTATGGTTTACCCTTGATGGAATCAATTATCTCGGAAAGAATGCCTTTATCTCGCTGTATAAATCAATACGTTACTGTGGGAGATTTAGAAATTCCTGCCCCCCAATCTATAATCGATTATGCCGAACATCAAGCTGATGCGGGAGTGTCAGCAGCAGAATTTGAAGCCTTAGCACTGGAAGTTTTAGCTAAAATAGGAGTTAAATAA
- a CDS encoding Uma2 family endonuclease codes for MTTTPVIAASLTIPPLENGDKLTRWEFERRYQGMPHLKKAELIEGIVYMASPLRFESHAEPHANIVGWLALYKAATPGVRLGDNATVRLDIDNEPQPDALLRIDKGGQSTISQDDYVEGAPELIVEIAASSASYDVHQKLNVYRRNQVQEYLVWRFYEQEIDWFRLQAGEYIKLEPDSDGIMRSQIFPGLWLDKNALLMGDLGKVLVILQRGLETPEHQDFVNKLTSDRSQV; via the coding sequence ATGACAACTACCCCAGTAATAGCTGCTTCTTTAACAATTCCTCCCCTAGAAAACGGCGATAAATTAACTCGATGGGAATTTGAACGACGTTATCAAGGGATGCCCCATCTCAAAAAAGCGGAATTAATTGAAGGAATTGTTTATATGGCATCTCCCCTCAGATTTGAAAGTCACGCCGAGCCTCATGCTAATATTGTCGGATGGTTAGCTCTCTATAAAGCGGCGACTCCAGGTGTTAGATTGGGTGATAATGCCACCGTGAGATTAGATATTGATAACGAACCCCAACCGGATGCCCTATTAAGAATTGACAAGGGAGGACAATCAACAATTAGTCAAGATGATTATGTAGAAGGTGCGCCGGAATTAATTGTCGAAATTGCCGCTTCTAGTGCTTCCTACGATGTTCATCAAAAATTAAATGTTTACCGTCGCAATCAAGTCCAAGAATATCTAGTCTGGCGGTTTTATGAACAAGAAATTGATTGGTTTCGACTACAGGCAGGAGAATATATTAAACTAGAACCCGATAGTGATGGCATAATGCGCTCCCAAATCTTCCCCGGTTTATGGCTAGATAAAAACGCTTTATTAATGGGCGACTTAGGAAAAGTTTTAGTGATTTTACAGCGAGGGTTAGAGACACCAGAACATCAAGATTTTGTTAATAAATTAACTAGCGATCGCTCTCAAGTTTAA
- a CDS encoding Uma2 family endonuclease, producing the protein MTTTPVIAASLTIPPLENGDKLTRWEFERRYQGMPHLKKAELIEGIVYMASPLRITQHGEPHAHIMLWLGFYKAFTPYLQLGDNCTVRLDIDNEPQPDALLRIDKGGQSTISQDDYVEGAPELIVEIAASSASYDVHQKLNVYRRNQVQEYLVWRFYEQEIDWFRLQAGEYIKLEPDSDGIMRSQIFPGLWLDKNALLTGDLGKVLVILQRGLETAEHRDFVNQLTANHS; encoded by the coding sequence ATGACAACTACCCCAGTAATAGCTGCTTCTTTAACAATTCCTCCCCTAGAAAACGGCGATAAATTAACTCGATGGGAATTTGAACGACGTTATCAAGGGATGCCCCATCTCAAAAAAGCGGAATTAATTGAAGGAATTGTTTATATGGCATCTCCCTTGAGAATTACCCAACATGGTGAACCCCACGCGCATATTATGTTATGGTTGGGTTTTTATAAAGCTTTTACCCCCTATCTGCAATTAGGGGATAATTGTACTGTGAGATTAGATATTGATAACGAACCCCAACCGGATGCCCTATTAAGAATTGACAAGGGAGGACAATCGACAATTAGTCAAGATGATTATGTAGAAGGCGCGCCGGAATTAATTGTCGAAATTGCCGCTTCTAGTGCTTCCTACGATGTTCATCAAAAATTAAATGTTTACCGTCGCAATCAAGTCCAAGAATATCTAGTCTGGCGGTTTTATGAACAAGAAATTGATTGGTTTCGGCTACAGGCAGGAGAATATATTAAACTAGAACCCGATAGTGATGGCATAATGCGCTCCCAAATCTTCCCCGGTTTATGGCTAGATAAAAACGCTTTATTAACGGGGGACTTAGGAAAAGTTTTAGTGATTTTGCAGCGGGGGTTAGAAACAGCAGAACATCGAGATTTTGTCAATCAATTAACTGCCAATCACAGCTAG
- a CDS encoding FAD-binding domain-containing protein gives MSNLILFWHRRDLRLSDNIGLSKARERSPKIIGVFCLDPAILEGDDIAPARVAYLLGCLEELEKNYHQKGSQLLIIRGNPSQTLVNLAGNLSAKAVFFNLDIEPYARQRDQQVIAALQTKGIEVETFWDQLLHAPGQVLTLSKSPYTVYTPFWKNWSQLAKASPKTLENLQGLDENEGEKLTETINLPTLENLGFTWQNPLPLTPGEKAAHSRLEEFCQGVINNYQEDRNFPAFDGTSRLSAALKFGAIGIRTIWTATLELLENCCAQEAKDSIITWQQELAWREFYQHCLYFFPELAVGAYRKEFRHFPWQDNEEHFQAWCQGKTGYPIVDAAMRQLNETGWMHNRCRMIVASFLTKDLIINWQKGEKYFMQKLFDGDLAANNGGWQWSASSGMDPKPLRIFNPASQTQKFDPEGEYIRQWLPELASVDTEYLVTGKIPRLERHRCGYPEPIVDHNQQQKEFKRLYSNQKPKR, from the coding sequence ATGTCAAATCTAATCCTTTTCTGGCATCGTCGCGATTTACGTCTCTCGGATAATATTGGACTGAGTAAAGCTAGGGAGCGTAGTCCGAAAATTATCGGGGTTTTCTGCCTCGATCCTGCTATTTTAGAAGGGGATGATATTGCCCCTGCTAGAGTTGCCTATCTCCTCGGTTGTCTAGAGGAATTAGAAAAAAATTATCACCAAAAAGGTAGTCAATTACTGATTATTCGCGGCAACCCCAGTCAAACACTCGTCAATTTAGCTGGCAATTTATCGGCAAAAGCAGTTTTTTTTAACCTCGATATCGAACCCTACGCGCGTCAACGGGATCAACAGGTAATCGCCGCTTTACAAACAAAAGGAATTGAAGTAGAAACCTTCTGGGATCAACTTCTCCACGCTCCAGGGCAAGTCCTCACCCTCTCAAAAAGTCCCTACACCGTATATACTCCTTTTTGGAAAAATTGGAGCCAATTAGCCAAAGCCAGCCCCAAAACCCTAGAAAACCTGCAAGGATTAGACGAAAATGAGGGGGAGAAACTCACAGAAACTATTAATTTACCAACCCTAGAAAATTTAGGTTTTACCTGGCAAAATCCCTTACCCCTCACCCCCGGAGAAAAGGCCGCCCATAGCAGATTAGAAGAATTTTGTCAAGGGGTTATTAACAATTATCAAGAAGATCGTAACTTCCCCGCTTTCGATGGCACCTCGCGCTTGAGTGCCGCTTTAAAATTTGGGGCGATTGGCATTCGCACAATTTGGACGGCAACCCTAGAGTTATTAGAAAATTGCTGCGCCCAGGAAGCAAAAGATAGTATTATCACTTGGCAGCAAGAATTAGCTTGGCGGGAATTTTACCAGCATTGTCTCTATTTTTTCCCAGAATTGGCGGTCGGTGCTTATAGAAAAGAATTTCGTCATTTTCCTTGGCAGGATAACGAAGAACATTTTCAAGCTTGGTGCCAGGGAAAAACCGGCTATCCGATCGTTGACGCGGCGATGCGACAATTAAATGAAACGGGATGGATGCACAATCGTTGTCGCATGATCGTGGCGAGTTTTTTAACCAAAGATTTAATTATTAACTGGCAAAAAGGCGAAAAATACTTCATGCAGAAACTTTTTGATGGCGATTTAGCCGCTAATAATGGTGGTTGGCAGTGGAGTGCCTCTAGTGGCATGGATCCGAAACCTTTAAGAATTTTTAACCCCGCTAGTCAGACACAAAAATTCGATCCGGAAGGGGAATATATTCGTCAATGGTTGCCGGAATTAGCTTCCGTAGATACGGAATATTTAGTAACTGGGAAAATCCCCCGTTTAGAAAGACATCGTTGTGGTTATCCTGAGCCAATTGTCGATCATAATCAACAACAAAAAGAGTTCAAACGACTCTATAGTAATCAGAAGCCAAAACGGTAA
- a CDS encoding efflux RND transporter permease subunit, whose product MKESWRERLNISRIAINAPRLTIAFWLAVAMAGILAFSSLKYALFPDISFPVVIINAQADLATAITTEKQLTKPLENPLFSLPGCRDVSSTTAPGQSVISVFFKIGTNLDKATAAVKQAISQIPLPPQATTEVIPVDLNESATVTYALVSEQKTLEELSQIAQDNLIPPLKALPGTAKVNLLGQGTVREDNPHKSLTRPLPTLVRFNGQEAIAVQVIKQGAANSLDLAAVAEKLVKDIAQKLPDVKIILAETQAEYIRAALQGTIDDLLLAVLLSVLVILIFLGSFAATIISALVIPLSLLGTFIIMAIYGFNLETLTLLALALVIGIVVDDAIVDVENISRLIDAGETPKNAALKGTREIGLAVTASTLTIVAVFIPVAFMGGAVGQFFQPFGLTVSAAVIFSLLIARTLSPVLAVYWLKPQSRAKMTKQKRPIENAYRRLLNWSLRHRLLVIAIALITFFAGIALIPFISRGFIPRLDRGEFNLVYTSPLPKITQISPNKPTAKSSTDSFAWISQLASSPESFLLRRTIRDGSKLEAPILQDGEVESTFMIAGLRGEPNRGKIHVKLKSDRRSHTSAVQQRIRQILPTIRGVNVSVEDIPFVQTEAEKPIQIAIKSDDFKLLRDSAEKLRVEAAKIAGLKDISLSSRLNERGDFLAIERLNGQQAIFLSANLSPDLGLEDAAIKIEGIPLPEGITLQRWGTSSQSSDVLGSFGRTLILATILMLGVLWLLFRRLLETIVIALCLPLAIVGAMLGLLVTGSEFSMISLIGFIFLLGLLDKNAVLLLDYTNQLRQQGWSREEAVLETGMIRLRPILMTTCSTILGMIPIALGLGTGAELRQPMAMVIVGGLVTSSLLSLIVVPVLYLSLEDVWNQIKAGQK is encoded by the coding sequence ATGAAAGAATCATGGCGAGAACGTCTGAATATCTCTCGAATAGCGATTAATGCCCCGAGGTTAACCATTGCTTTCTGGTTAGCGGTGGCCATGGCGGGAATTTTGGCTTTTAGTTCCCTAAAATACGCTCTTTTCCCCGATATAAGCTTTCCAGTCGTAATAATTAACGCTCAAGCGGATTTAGCTACTGCTATCACCACGGAAAAGCAATTAACTAAACCCCTAGAAAATCCCCTTTTCTCTCTCCCCGGTTGTCGGGATGTGTCCTCGACTACTGCCCCCGGACAGTCAGTAATCAGCGTTTTCTTTAAAATTGGCACAAATTTAGACAAAGCCACCGCAGCAGTTAAACAGGCTATCTCGCAAATCCCTTTACCCCCTCAAGCTACCACAGAAGTTATCCCCGTTGATTTAAATGAGTCGGCAACAGTCACCTATGCGCTGGTGAGTGAGCAGAAAACCCTAGAAGAATTAAGCCAAATCGCCCAAGATAATTTAATTCCGCCCTTAAAAGCTCTTCCTGGTACGGCTAAAGTTAATTTACTCGGTCAGGGTACAGTTAGAGAAGATAATCCCCATAAAAGCTTAACCCGACCATTGCCCACGCTGGTGCGCTTTAACGGTCAAGAAGCGATCGCTGTGCAGGTAATCAAACAAGGTGCTGCCAATAGTCTCGATCTGGCCGCGGTCGCAGAAAAACTGGTTAAAGACATAGCACAAAAACTGCCCGATGTCAAGATAATTTTAGCTGAAACTCAAGCGGAATATATTCGCGCTGCCCTACAAGGCACGATCGATGATTTACTTTTGGCAGTTTTGCTGTCGGTGCTGGTGATCTTGATATTTTTAGGCAGTTTCGCTGCTACAATCATTTCTGCTCTGGTTATCCCCCTATCTCTTTTGGGGACTTTCATTATCATGGCCATCTATGGGTTTAATCTGGAAACCCTGACGCTGCTGGCTCTCGCTTTGGTAATCGGCATTGTCGTGGATGATGCGATCGTTGATGTGGAGAATATTTCCCGTTTAATCGACGCGGGGGAAACCCCGAAAAATGCGGCACTCAAGGGGACAAGGGAGATCGGATTAGCTGTCACTGCTTCCACTTTAACCATTGTTGCCGTGTTTATACCCGTGGCTTTTATGGGGGGTGCGGTGGGGCAGTTTTTCCAACCCTTCGGTTTAACTGTCTCGGCTGCGGTGATTTTTTCTCTGTTGATCGCCAGAACTTTATCGCCAGTTTTGGCAGTATATTGGCTGAAACCGCAGTCACGGGCAAAAATGACGAAACAAAAGCGACCGATTGAAAACGCCTATCGACGGCTCTTAAACTGGTCATTGCGTCATCGTTTGCTGGTCATTGCTATTGCCCTAATTACCTTTTTTGCGGGTATTGCCTTGATTCCTTTTATTTCTAGGGGATTTATTCCCCGACTCGATCGCGGCGAGTTTAATCTGGTTTATACTTCTCCTTTGCCGAAAATAACGCAAATTAGCCCTAATAAACCGACCGCTAAGAGTTCTACTGATAGTTTCGCTTGGATTTCCCAGTTAGCTAGTTCTCCCGAAAGTTTTCTCCTGCGTCGCACTATCCGCGATGGCAGCAAATTAGAAGCGCCGATTTTGCAGGATGGGGAAGTGGAATCGACTTTTATGATCGCCGGTTTACGCGGTGAGCCGAATCGGGGCAAAATTCACGTTAAACTGAAGAGCGATCGTAGATCTCACACCAGTGCGGTGCAGCAACGGATTCGGCAAATTTTACCGACAATTAGAGGGGTGAATGTCAGTGTCGAGGACATTCCTTTTGTGCAGACGGAAGCGGAAAAGCCGATCCAAATTGCGATTAAAAGCGATGATTTCAAGCTATTGCGCGATAGTGCCGAGAAATTGCGGGTTGAGGCCGCTAAAATCGCCGGTTTAAAGGATATTTCCCTATCATCTAGATTAAATGAGCGGGGGGATTTTTTGGCGATCGAGCGTTTAAATGGTCAACAGGCGATTTTTCTCAGTGCTAATCTCAGTCCGGATTTAGGCTTAGAAGATGCGGCGATTAAAATTGAAGGGATTCCTTTACCGGAAGGGATAACTTTACAGCGTTGGGGTACTTCTTCTCAAAGTAGCGATGTTTTGGGCAGTTTTGGTCGTACTTTAATCCTAGCGACAATTTTAATGTTAGGAGTTTTATGGTTATTATTCAGAAGACTGTTAGAAACTATCGTCATCGCTTTATGTTTACCTTTAGCGATTGTGGGGGCAATGTTAGGGTTATTGGTAACGGGTAGTGAGTTTAGTATGATTTCTCTGATCGGGTTTATCTTCCTCTTGGGATTACTGGATAAAAACGCTGTGTTATTGCTGGATTATACTAACCAATTGCGTCAACAGGGTTGGAGTCGGGAGGAAGCGGTTTTAGAAACGGGAATGATTAGGTTAAGACCGATTTTAATGACCACTTGTTCGACAATTTTAGGCATGATTCCGATCGCTTTGGGATTGGGTACTGGTGCGGAATTGCGGCAACCCATGGCGATGGTGATTGTGGGAGGTTTAGTCACTTCTTCCCTGTTGAGTTTAATTGTTGTGCCTGTGTTATATCTAAGTTTAGAGGATGTTTGGAACCAGATTAAAGCCGGTCAAAAGTAG